In the Lepisosteus oculatus isolate fLepOcu1 chromosome 6, fLepOcu1.hap2, whole genome shotgun sequence genome, one interval contains:
- the cryba1l2 gene encoding crystallin, beta A1, like 2 — MQKTTMTQQGMGFAPFWKVTVWEQEYFQGKCQEFTAECCNIQDCGFDNIRSIRVESGAWVGFEHHDFQGQQFVLERGEYPRWDGWSGSLSYHVERLMSFRPIYCASHHSSRMMIFEKENFMGRSVELCDDYPSLQAMGWCNNEVGSMHVQCGAWVCYQYPGYRGYQYIMECERHSGDYQHWKNWGSHSQTPQIQSIRRIQH, encoded by the exons ATGCAGAAAACTACAATGACACAGCAGGGAATGGGCTTCGCTCCTTTCTGGAAG GTGACAGTGTGGGAGCAGGAGTATTTCCAGGGCAAATGTCAGGAGTTCACAGCTGAGTGCTGCAACATCCAGGACTGTGGATTCGACAACATCCGCTCCATCCGTGTGGAGAGTGGAGC GTGGGTGGGATTTGAGCACCACGATTTCCAGGGGCAGCAGTTTGTCTTGGAAAGAGGAGAGTACCCCCGCTGGGACGGCTGGAGTGGCAGCCTGTCCTACCATGTGGAGAGACTGATGTCTTTTCGACCAATCTACTGCGCT TCTCACCACAGCAGTCGCATGATGATCTTCGAGAAGGAGAACTTCATGGGCCGCAGTGTGGAGCTGTGCGATGACTACCCCTCCCTGCAGGCCATGGGCTGGTGCAACAATGAAGTAGGATCCATGCATGTGCAGTGCGGCGC CTGGGTGTGTTACCAGTACCCAGGATACAGGGGCTACCAGTACATCATGGAGTGTGAGCGACACAGCGGGGACTACCAGCACTGGAAGAACTGGGGCTCCCACTCCCAGACCCCCCAGATCCAGTCCATCCGCCGGATCCAGCACTGA
- the unc93b1 gene encoding protein unc-93 homolog B1 isoform X1 gives MEDADNVYAEAEHSAAPPADNTAEQQSGQRAEDLQGQMDDFLGPNQDYNEEEEERKYYRRKRLCVIKNVVAASVGGMLTYSVYLGLLQMQLTLQCQYHCCAAGLLQMQLILHYDETYREVKYGNLGLEDIDNKMLMGINVTPIVALLYTPVLIRFLGTKWMMFLASGIYALFVSTNYWERYYTLVPSAVAIGVAIVPLWASLGNYITRMAQQYYEFVHYKEEHVQEQKKPPKGAFHRYIIIFHSVFYCIFHLSFVFAEFPMVFFLNQYLYDYNHTLYNVRHCGSDGVGIISGLNKTVLSRLPRSVNLIEVESALMGVAFIAMITFLALCGSAYRPTEEIDLRSIGWGNIFQLPFKHMRDYRLRLLCPFFIYSGFEVLFAITGLTLCYSVCSLGLEVLWKVVGLYGLVSSISSTLSLSFLRLPRPVPLLGGAALHLCLIVVLFIWSPQPRNPRVQPAIYILTALWAVGTALNKTGMSTLLGMLYEDKERLDFVFTVYHWWQAMAIFVVYLWAWLPMKAKLSILLVTLVVASLCYWIMERRLARKDQYRLPRIPRPRHKVKGYRYLEEENSDESDSEKSEREEPGEERGEDSEGHGVHSLEQEEGEGNGARRRRDYAYEQAGGREEYVQPSL, from the exons ATGGAGGACGCTGACAATGTGTACGCTGAGGCTGAGCACAGCGCAGCTCCCCCTGCTGACAACACTGCGGAGCAGCAGTCTGGACAAAGAGCAGAGGATTTACAAGGGCAG atGGATGACTTCCTGGGCCCAAATCAAGATTAcaatgaggaggaggaggagaggaagtACTACCGGAGGAAGCGTCTGTGTGTAATTAAGAATGTTGTGGCAGCCAGCGTGGGGGGCATGCTGACCTACAGCGTCTACCTGG GGCTGTTGCAGATGCAGCTGACCCTACAGTGTCAATATCATTGCTGTGCTGCAGGGCTGTTGCAGATGCAGCTGATCCTGCACTATGACGAGACATACCGGGAGGTGAAGTATGGGAACCTGGGTCTGGAGGACATTGACAACAAGATGTTGATGGGAATCAATGTCACTCCCATCGTGGCTCTGCTCTACACCCCTGTGCTGATCCG GTTCCTGGGTACCAAATGGATGATGTTTCTGGCCTCTGGTATCTACGCCCTGTTTGTGTCCACCAATTACTGGGAGCGATACTACACCCTGGTACCCTCTGCTGTTGCCATTGGAGTGGCCATCGTCCCTCTGTGGGCATCACTGGGCAACTACATCACCAG gatGGCTCAGCAATACTATGAGTTTGTCCATTACAAGGAGGAACATGTCCAGGAGCAGAAGAAGCCGCCCAAGGGGGCGTTTCACCGTTACATCATCATTTTCCATTCTGTCTTCTACTGCATCTTCCAC CTGAGTTTCGTGTTTGCCGAGTTCCCGATGGTGTTCTTCCTGAACCAGTACCTCTACGACTACAACCACACGCTGTACAACGTCAGGCACTGTG GGTCGGACGGAGTGGGGATTATTTCTGGTCTAAACAAGACGGTCCTGTCTCGCCTGCCCCGCAGCGTGAATCTGATCGAGGTGGAGAGCGCTCTAATGGGGGTGGCCTTCATCGCCATGATTACG TTCCTGGCCCTCTGCGGATCCGCCTATCGGCCCACGGAGGAGATCGACCTGCGCAGCATCGGCTGGGGCAACATCTTCCAGCTGCCCTTCAAACACATGAGGGACTATCGGCTGCGGCTGCTCTGTCCATTCTTCATTTACAGCGGCTTCGAGGTGCTGTTTGCCATCACTGGGCTGACGCTG tgctacAGTGTCTGCTCCCTGGGGCTGGAGGTGTTGTGGAAAGTGGTGGGGTTGTATGGCCTGGTCTCCTCCATTTCCTCCACCTTGTCCCTGTCTTTCCTGCGCCTGCCCCGCCCCGTCCCGCTGCTGGGGGGCGCTGCCCTGCACCTCTGTCTGATCGTGGTGCTCTTCATCTGGTCTCCGCAACCCCGCAACCCGAGGGTTCAACCCGCCATCTACATCCTCACCGCTCTGTGGGCCGTCGGGACCGCTCTGAACAAGACCGGCATGAGCA CTCTGCTGGGGATGCTGTATGAGGACAAGGAGCGCCTGGACTTCGTGTTCACAGTGTATCACTGGTGGCAGGCCATGGCCATCTTCGTCGTCTATCTGTGGGCGTGGCTGCCCATGAAG GCCAAGCTCTCGATCCTTTTGGTCACTCTCGTGGTGGCTTCTCTTTGCTATTGGATAATGGAACGTCGTTTGGCCAGGAAGGATCAATACCGCCTTCCTCGGATCCCACGACCACGGCACAAG GTCAAGGGTTATCGGTATCTGGAGGAAGAGAATTCGGATGAGTCCGATTCGGAGAAGAGTGAGCGCGAGGagccaggagaggagaggggtgaAGACAGTGAAGGGCATGGGGTCCACTCCCTGGAGCAGGAAGAGGGCGAGGGCAACGGCGCGAGGAGGAGGCGGGATTATGCTTACGAACAGgcgggagggagagaggagtatGTACAGCCCTCtctgtga
- the unc93b1 gene encoding protein unc-93 homolog B1 isoform X2: MEDADNVYAEAEHSAAPPADNTAEQQSGQRAEDLQGQMDDFLGPNQDYNEEEEERKYYRRKRLCVIKNVVAASVGGMLTYSVYLGLLQMQLILHYDETYREVKYGNLGLEDIDNKMLMGINVTPIVALLYTPVLIRFLGTKWMMFLASGIYALFVSTNYWERYYTLVPSAVAIGVAIVPLWASLGNYITRMAQQYYEFVHYKEEHVQEQKKPPKGAFHRYIIIFHSVFYCIFHLSFVFAEFPMVFFLNQYLYDYNHTLYNVRHCGSDGVGIISGLNKTVLSRLPRSVNLIEVESALMGVAFIAMITFLALCGSAYRPTEEIDLRSIGWGNIFQLPFKHMRDYRLRLLCPFFIYSGFEVLFAITGLTLCYSVCSLGLEVLWKVVGLYGLVSSISSTLSLSFLRLPRPVPLLGGAALHLCLIVVLFIWSPQPRNPRVQPAIYILTALWAVGTALNKTGMSTLLGMLYEDKERLDFVFTVYHWWQAMAIFVVYLWAWLPMKAKLSILLVTLVVASLCYWIMERRLARKDQYRLPRIPRPRHKVKGYRYLEEENSDESDSEKSEREEPGEERGEDSEGHGVHSLEQEEGEGNGARRRRDYAYEQAGGREEYVQPSL, from the exons ATGGAGGACGCTGACAATGTGTACGCTGAGGCTGAGCACAGCGCAGCTCCCCCTGCTGACAACACTGCGGAGCAGCAGTCTGGACAAAGAGCAGAGGATTTACAAGGGCAG atGGATGACTTCCTGGGCCCAAATCAAGATTAcaatgaggaggaggaggagaggaagtACTACCGGAGGAAGCGTCTGTGTGTAATTAAGAATGTTGTGGCAGCCAGCGTGGGGGGCATGCTGACCTACAGCGTCTACCTGG GGCTGTTGCAGATGCAGCTGATCCTGCACTATGACGAGACATACCGGGAGGTGAAGTATGGGAACCTGGGTCTGGAGGACATTGACAACAAGATGTTGATGGGAATCAATGTCACTCCCATCGTGGCTCTGCTCTACACCCCTGTGCTGATCCG GTTCCTGGGTACCAAATGGATGATGTTTCTGGCCTCTGGTATCTACGCCCTGTTTGTGTCCACCAATTACTGGGAGCGATACTACACCCTGGTACCCTCTGCTGTTGCCATTGGAGTGGCCATCGTCCCTCTGTGGGCATCACTGGGCAACTACATCACCAG gatGGCTCAGCAATACTATGAGTTTGTCCATTACAAGGAGGAACATGTCCAGGAGCAGAAGAAGCCGCCCAAGGGGGCGTTTCACCGTTACATCATCATTTTCCATTCTGTCTTCTACTGCATCTTCCAC CTGAGTTTCGTGTTTGCCGAGTTCCCGATGGTGTTCTTCCTGAACCAGTACCTCTACGACTACAACCACACGCTGTACAACGTCAGGCACTGTG GGTCGGACGGAGTGGGGATTATTTCTGGTCTAAACAAGACGGTCCTGTCTCGCCTGCCCCGCAGCGTGAATCTGATCGAGGTGGAGAGCGCTCTAATGGGGGTGGCCTTCATCGCCATGATTACG TTCCTGGCCCTCTGCGGATCCGCCTATCGGCCCACGGAGGAGATCGACCTGCGCAGCATCGGCTGGGGCAACATCTTCCAGCTGCCCTTCAAACACATGAGGGACTATCGGCTGCGGCTGCTCTGTCCATTCTTCATTTACAGCGGCTTCGAGGTGCTGTTTGCCATCACTGGGCTGACGCTG tgctacAGTGTCTGCTCCCTGGGGCTGGAGGTGTTGTGGAAAGTGGTGGGGTTGTATGGCCTGGTCTCCTCCATTTCCTCCACCTTGTCCCTGTCTTTCCTGCGCCTGCCCCGCCCCGTCCCGCTGCTGGGGGGCGCTGCCCTGCACCTCTGTCTGATCGTGGTGCTCTTCATCTGGTCTCCGCAACCCCGCAACCCGAGGGTTCAACCCGCCATCTACATCCTCACCGCTCTGTGGGCCGTCGGGACCGCTCTGAACAAGACCGGCATGAGCA CTCTGCTGGGGATGCTGTATGAGGACAAGGAGCGCCTGGACTTCGTGTTCACAGTGTATCACTGGTGGCAGGCCATGGCCATCTTCGTCGTCTATCTGTGGGCGTGGCTGCCCATGAAG GCCAAGCTCTCGATCCTTTTGGTCACTCTCGTGGTGGCTTCTCTTTGCTATTGGATAATGGAACGTCGTTTGGCCAGGAAGGATCAATACCGCCTTCCTCGGATCCCACGACCACGGCACAAG GTCAAGGGTTATCGGTATCTGGAGGAAGAGAATTCGGATGAGTCCGATTCGGAGAAGAGTGAGCGCGAGGagccaggagaggagaggggtgaAGACAGTGAAGGGCATGGGGTCCACTCCCTGGAGCAGGAAGAGGGCGAGGGCAACGGCGCGAGGAGGAGGCGGGATTATGCTTACGAACAGgcgggagggagagaggagtatGTACAGCCCTCtctgtga
- the timm10 gene encoding mitochondrial import inner membrane translocase subunit Tim10 → MDPMKAQQLAAELEVEMMADMYNRMTSACHRKCVPPHYKEAELSKGEAVCLDRCVAKYLDVHERMGRKLTELSVQDEELMKRVQQGAPATV, encoded by the exons ATGGACCCGATGAAAGCTCAGCAGCTCGCCGCAGAGCTGGAGGTGGAGATGATGGCCGACATGTACAACCG gATGACCAGTGCGTGTCACCGGAAGTGTGTCCCCCCCCACTACAAGGAAGCAGAGCTGTCCAAGGGCGAGGCGGTGTGTCTGGACCGCTGTGTGGCCAAGTACCTGGACGTCCACGAGAGGATGGGCCGCAAGCTGACCGAGCTGTCTGTGCAGGACGAAGAGCTGATGAAGAGGGTGCAGCAGGGAGCCCCAGCCACCGTGTAG